In a genomic window of Telopea speciosissima isolate NSW1024214 ecotype Mountain lineage chromosome 5, Tspe_v1, whole genome shotgun sequence:
- the LOC122663057 gene encoding uncharacterized protein K02A2.6-like, translating into MGNLLLQGYAIWFEECWSNISKSGNSHFHDMIHKEVEVYVDDMTIKSVTRQGHFAVLRKFFERIKEYKLRLNPQKCMFGATAGKLLEFLVSERGIQVDPDKIKAITEMQAPKIEKEIRSS; encoded by the coding sequence atggggaacttATTGTTACAAGGCTATGCCATTTGGTTTGAAGAATGTTggagcaacatatcaaagagtgGCAACAGCCATTTCCATGatatgatacacaaagaagtggaggtgtacgtggatgatatGACTATCAAGTCGGTTACTCGACAGGGGCATTTTGCGGTAttaagaaagttttttgaaCGAATTAAAGAGTACAAGCTAAGACTAAACCCTCAGAAGTGCATGTTTGGAGCAACAGCAGGGAAACTCCTAGAATTTCTTGTTAGTGAGAGAGGAATACAAGTAGATCCTGACAAGATAAAGGCCATAACAGAAATGCAagcaccaaaaatagaaaaagaaatccgGAGTTCTTAG
- the LOC122663058 gene encoding uncharacterized protein LOC122663058, with product MAQQDQKSGEEHIVYYLSKKLLEYETHYTPLEKTCTTLKSIKGRAILDYLAAHPSGVDSQPLEDSFPNEGFAYVEEEDYEDWWQLYFDDATNQRGYEAGILLITPDDLYLPSAFRLEFPCTNNIAEYEACAIDLQATMALKIKRLRVYGDSSIVICQSQGKWKIKDEKLKPYQEHLEKLFKSFDEITFEYLPRDNNRFANALATLASMV from the exons ATGGCGCAACAAGATCAGAAGAGTGGGGAAGAACACATAGTTTACTACTTAAGCAAGAAACTATTGGAGTATGAAACTCATTATACTCCATTGGAAAAGACGTGCACCACTTTG AAATCCATAAAAGGGCGAGCAATCTTAGACTATCTAGCTGCACACCCATCCGGGGTGGATTCACAGCCGTTAGAAGACTCATTCCCAAATGAGGGTTTCGCAtatgtggaggaagaagactatGAAGActggtggcaattgtactttgatgatGCAACCAATCAAAGAGGATATGAGGCAGGAATATTGTTGATAACCCCAGATGATCTCTATCTACCATCTGCATTCCGGCTAGAGTTCCCTTGCACCAACAACATTGCAGAGTATGAAGCATGTGCAATCGATCTCCAAGCCACCATGGCATTAAAGATCAAGAGGCTAAGAGTCTATGGGGATTCATCAATCGTGATTTGTCAAAgtcaaggaaagtggaagataAAGGATGAAAAGCTGAAGCCTTACCAAGAACATTTGGAGAAATTGTTCAAGAGCTTCgatgaaatcaccttcgaatATTTACCGAGGGATAATAACAGATTTGCCAACGCCCTAGCTACTTTGGCTTCAATGGTTTAA